CATGTCATTGCCGCCCATAGAATTCACACCGCAGGATTGATGACGCGACAAGCACCTGAGATGGTTCCGTTTGTGGCCGCGCAGAGTTTCGCTCCACGCGGCCAGCGTGTCATTCGGCGGCAGCCATGACCGGCTGTTCGCTCAACTGATCGTTGCGCAGCGCGGCCAGCGTTTCCGCACTTGGCGGCACAACACAGACGCTGCCGATGCCAAGCGCCTTGAGCACGCGGCCGGTGCCGACCCAGCAGCCAAGCATCAGGTTCGTGTCGCCAATTTCTTCTTCGGTGAACAGGGCGTGCATGCGCTCCCACAGCACATCATCGCCATTGATGCTTTCAATGTCGCGTTCAAAACGGTCGGCATATTCGATCAACAGCTTCTCCCGATCGGTAAAGCCTTCCCAATCGTAGTTGCAATCGATGGCATTCTGATAGAATTCTTCGGGAATCTCGCCACCGTCAAAACCCGGCCAATCGCGCCACAGCCGCATGCCCGCGCAGATCGGGCAGTTCGTGCGGGCAGCACCCATGATCCGCATGCCTTCGCGTTCGCGTGCGGTCAGGGTCGTCTCAGGTGCGTCATAGATTGTGCGGAACATGCGTTGGCGTGTGTCGAGCAGCTTTTCAGTGCCAACGTGGTTGAGAATGTGGACCAGCGGTTCGCGGTCTGCGGGAATGTCTACTCTGTACGGCATTGTCCTCTCCTGCATTATTTCGTCAGGGAATTATCCGACAATGCGCAGTGCATAGTTT
This genomic interval from Novosphingobium sp. CECT 9465 contains the following:
- a CDS encoding carboxymuconolactone decarboxylase family protein, with the translated sequence MPYRVDIPADREPLVHILNHVGTEKLLDTRQRMFRTIYDAPETTLTAREREGMRIMGAARTNCPICAGMRLWRDWPGFDGGEIPEEFYQNAIDCNYDWEGFTDREKLLIEYADRFERDIESINGDDVLWERMHALFTEEEIGDTNLMLGCWVGTGRVLKALGIGSVCVVPPSAETLAALRNDQLSEQPVMAAAE